The Dyadobacter sp. 676 DNA window TCGGCAACCTTTTTACAGCGGTAATGCGGGCAAAACTTGTCCCCGCAGCTCACCGAAACCGATACGGATGTCCCCATTTTGGCAAAAGCCCCGTATAATCACTTCATCGTAGTCTTCCAGAAACCGCCTTTCGATGCCGTCACCGCATTGCACCGGTTGTTTTCCATTCAGCGTTGCTTCCAGCAGGCAGCCTTTTTGGGCGAGGCCGGTGCCGCTGATAGTGCCGGTAGCCAGCAAGTCGCCTACTTGTAGATTGCAGCCGGTAACGGTGTGATGGGCAATCTGCTGGGCGGCGGTCCAGTAAAGATGTTTTGCATTGGTTTCGCATAATGTGCATTCGCGATGGTTTTCAGGCTTGACTCCGACCGTCAGCGAGAGGTCGAAGTTCATCCGGGGAGCGGCGGCGAGGTAGGGCAGCGGCATGGGAGATTGCACGGGCGCGGGTACGCGGAACACCTGCAAGGCTTCCCAGGTTACGACCCAGGGAGAAATGCCCGAAGCGAAATTTTTGCTTGTAAATGGCCCCAGGGGTTGGTATTCCCACCGCTGGATGTCCCGCGCCGACCAGTCGTTGAAGAGCACGACGCCGAAAATATAATCCTCCGCTTCGGCGACAGGCACAGGCTGGCCACAGGATGAGTCTTTGCCGATTACAAATGCGAGTTCGAGCTCGTAATCCAGTGCGTTGGTAGGCTGAAACAAGGGGTTGGCACCCGTCTGAGCCGTCTGTCCCCACGGACGCCGCACCGGCGTGCCCGACACCGTTATGGACGACGCCCGGCCGTGATAGGCAACGGGCATGTGTTTCCAGTTGGGAAAAAGGGGGTTCTCCGGCCTGAATAGCCTGCCGACGCTGAATGCGTGTTCTTCGCTGGAATAGAAATCGGTATAATTGCCTACTCTGAGCGGCATATGCGTCTGCACGTCTTTCAGAGGAATAAGCAAATGTTCCGAGTACCGCTTCAATATCGAATCACCGTCGCACAGTGCGTCCTGGATTGTTTTTCGCACATATCCGGAAAATTCCCTGCCAAGCCCTATCAGATCGTTCAATACCGGCTTGCGGAAAACACCACCAGCCTCCGGATAACGCGAAAAAAGGTTCAACGCATAGGTAGCGGGCAGGTCCACGACCCATTCACCGATCGCCAGGCCGGCGCGTGCCGGGCGGTCGTCGCTGAATATGCCGAACGGCAGATTATATATAGAGAAATCGGAACCGGACGGGACCGGCAGCCACGATTGTAACATGATATCGGAATTTTTATGCCTGTTGGGCCAGATAGGCTTCCAGTAATGGTTCCAGACCCGTTACTGATTCATAAAGCTGGTTGTACGAGTCGATGACGAAGTAGTGGTCCTGATAGCGGTCGATATGGTAGGGCGTGTCGAGTACGAGCGCGAGGTCGAAATCGATCTTCGGGATATCGCTGCGCAGACAGTAACGGCTTTCCCCGGAGGAGGAAATGATACCACCGCCATAGATCTTCAGATCGCCGTTCTCCCGGATCAGCCCGAACTCGACGGTGTACCAGTACAATCTCGAAATGCGTTGCAGAATTTCCTCGTGATCGATGTGCTTCAAAGCCACTTCGCTCAAATGTGCCATAAAATCGCAGAACGACCGGTTGCTAAGGAGCGGCACGTGACCGAAGGTGTCATGAAACATGTCGGGTTCTTCGAGGTAATCGATCTGCTCGGGCTTGCGCAGCCAGCTCGTCGCGGGGAACTGCCTGTTGTACAAATGCGTATAGAATTCGCGGTGCGGAATGAGGCCCGGAACCACATACACCTCCCAGCCGGTCAGTGCACGGAGCGCCGGGTTGGTTTCCCGTTCGAAATGCGGAATGTGCCCTGCCACAAAACCGACTTTGGAAATGCCTTCCAGATAAGCCTGGCTGGCAATTTGTGGCAATTGTTTCATTTGTCGTTCGAAAAGCAATTGCCACATCCGGTGGTCGGCTTCGGTGTATCGTTCAAAATCCTGGTTCATGGTTAAAAACGGTTTACGTTAAAGTGTACCTCGCAGCATCTGTTCCCGCTCGATAGCTTCGAATAGCGCTTTGAAATTGCCCTTCCCGAACGATTGGGCACCCTTTCTTTGAATGATCTCAAAAAAGAGCGTAGGACGTGGCATGACCGGTTTCGTGAAAATCTGAAGAAGGTAACCTTCATCGTCGCGGTCGACGAGGATGCCCAGGTCCCGCAGGCTGGCAATGTCTTCGTCGATATGCCCGACGCGGCGTATCAGGTCGTCGTAATAGGCCGTGGGAACGCGCAGAAATTCAACCCCGCGGTCGCGCAGGGCGCGTACGGTGTCGACGATGTGGTCGGTGGCGACGGCGATGTGCTGCACGCCCGGCCCGCCGTAAAAATCGAGATATTCCTCCACCTGCGATTTCTTTTTTCCCTCGGCCGGTTCGTTGATCGGAAACTTGATGCGCCCGTTGCCATTGCTCATGACCTTGCTCATCAGTGCCGAGTATTCGGTTGAAATATCCTTGTCATCAAACGAAACCAGCATTTTAAAGCCCATTACTTCCTCGTAGAACTGCACCCACCGGTTCATTTCGTTCCAGCCGACATTTCCTACCATATGGTCGATGTAACGCAGGCCGACCGGACCGGGTGAATGCTCGGGTTGCCAGGCGACAAAGCCTGGCAGGAAAACGCCGTGGTAATCCTTTCGTTCGACAAAAATGTGTACGGTGTCCCCGTAGGTGCAGATTCCCGACCGGACGGTCCGGCCATCCTTGTCTTGTTCCACCGCAGGCTCCAAAAACGGCCGGGCACCACGGCCCACGGTCTCGCGGTAGGCTTTTTTAGCATCGTCGACCCACAATGCGATGGCCTTGACGCCATCGCCGTGGCGATCGATGTGGGCGCCGATGGCCGTACCGCCATGCAGGGGAGAAGTGAAGACAAGCCGGATCTTGTCCTGTACCACAACATACGACTCGCGGTCGGTGAGACCTGTTTCAAGCCCGGCCATCGCCAGCGGCTGAAACCCGAATGCGTTTCTGAAATAATGTGCCGATTGCAGCGCATTACCGACATAGAGTTCTACATAATCCGTACCGTTAATAGGCAAGAAGTCGGTCGTGGCGGACGGCGCGGTTGGTGCTGTTAGTGTGGACATTGTGACGTGTTTAAGTTTGTTGTCTGGTTTTGTCAGGTATTGTCAAGCGTTGTCAGGAGTTGCCAGTTATAGTTATTTGTCGTTAGTGGGTCGGGTGTGATCAGAGGTCTTAATTAAACTGTTAGCTGTCAATAAGTTAATTGATGTTGCCCCTCCAATGCTATCATTCTGGCAATACTTGACCACGGCTGATTATTCCTCGACAATTCTTGATCGCTTTGCTAGCCTTCTCCCCAACTGTGCCAATACAGCCCGTCGTCGATTGCCATGGCTTGTTCCGTTAGCATCAGGGGCCGGAAGGTGTCGACCATTACGGCCAGCTCCTGCGTTTCTTTTTTGCCGACGCTTCGCTCGTATGCGCCGGGGTGCGGGCCGTGGGGAATACCCCCCGGGTGCAGGGTGATGTGCCCCGGAGCAATGTTGTTGCGGCTCATGAAGTCGCCATCGACATAATACAACACCTCGTCGGAATCGATATTGCTGTGGTTGTAGGGGGCTGGTATCGCCAGCGGGTGGTAGTCGTAGAGCCTCGGACAGAACGAGCACACCACAAATGCATCGGTCTGGAATGTCTGATGAACCGGTGGCGGCTGATGTATGCGGCCGGTGATGGGTTCGAAATTGTGGATCGAGAAGGCCCAGGGATAGTTATACCCGTCCCAGCCGATCACGTCGAAAGGGTGTGTTTCGTAGGTTACCGGGTGAATATGGTCCTGTTTTTTGATTTTGACAACGAAGTCGCCATGCTCGTCGTGCGTTTCCAGGTTGCGCGGGAGAATGTAATCCCGTTCGCAATAGGGCGAATGCTCCGTTAATTGCCCGAAATGGTTGCGGTAGCGCTTCGGGGTATAAACGGGCGAATGCGATTCCAGGTAAAGCAGGCGGTTGTCGGATGTATCGAACCCGATCTGGTAAATCGTGCCCCGCGGGATCAGCACGTAATCGCCGTACTTGAAAGGCACCTCTCCGAAGGGTGTCCGCAGCCTTCCCGAACCACGGTGGATAAACAACAGTTCGTCGGCATCGGCATTCTTGTAAAAATAATCCATCGGCGTGCCGGTTGGAGCGGCGAGGCCGAGCACCACGTCGCGGTTGACGAGCAACGGAACCCGGCTCTCGAGGTAATCGGCTGCAGGCCCCACGTCGAAGCCGACCAGCTTCCGCATCGTCATATTATTCGTTACCGCAATGCGCGGCGCCACATCGTAGGGCTCGCCAAGGAATTTGACCTGCGTAGGCCGCCAGGTATGATAGAGGAGGGACGACATGCCTTCGAAACCGATCGTTCCGAAAAGTTCTTCATAGTAAAGCCCGCCGTCGTTTTTACGGAACTGCGTGTGCCGCTTGGGCGGAATGGTCCCTAGTTGCTGATAGATCGGCATATCCTTCCGATAGTAAGTTAGCCAATAATTGTCTATGCAATTATAAGAAAAGCAAATCAATATTTAAATAATTTTTTGGATTATTTTTAAATTAAAGAAAATAGGTACGCTTAATAACTTCTATATTTCGGAGCTGATTGTTCTATTGGATATTAGAATAACTTTGAAAGTGTTTCGGTCCCGGTTAGCTTGAACGGCCCGAAATCGACTCTCATCCTATTTGAAAAGGCGTTCCTGCCTTCGCTGTTGTTCGTTATAACACCGGATTTATTCAATTCAAAACCATCTAGCCATGAGGAAGCTACCTTCTTTCGCCCGGAACGGGCTTTTGTACTTTTTTACTGTGTCTGTTAATATCGGTGCGGGGAGTTGCGCAGATCAGCCAGTTCATTCATGTCGATCAGTTCGGCTATGCGCCCGCCGCGGAAAAAGTGGCGGTTTTGAGTAATCCGGTCCAAGGGTACAACGCCGCGCTGAATTATTCACCTCCGGCTACGATGGAGGTGCGCAACCACATCACCAACGCGGTGGCCTTTTCCGGTCCGGTCAGCATTTGGAACAACGGGAATACCCAAGCCAATTCGGGCGACCAGGGCTGGTGGTTCGACTTTTCCGCATTGACGGCCGCCGGTACCTATTATGTGTTCGATCCGGTGAATAACCAGCGTTCGGCGGTTTTCGAAATCGCGGCCAATCCGTACGGCAAGGTAATGCTGGCGGCGATGAAGATGTTTTATTATAACCGTTGCAATATGGCCAAGGCGGCACCTTTCGCTCAAAGCAAGTGGACCGACGGTAATAATTTCATGAACCCGTCGCAGGATGCCAACTGCCGTTATGTCTACGACCAGGATAATGCGGCCCTCGAAAAGGATCTTACGGGCGGCTGGTTCGATGCCGGGGATTATAACAAATATGTCTCTTTCACCCACAGTCCCCTGCATGACCTGTTGTACGCGTACGAGGAGAACCCGACCGTTTTTTCAGACAATTTTAATATCCCCGAAAGCAAAAACGGCATTCCCGATATTCTGGACGAGGTGAAGTGGGAGCTCGACTGGCTCTTTAAAATGACCAATGCCGACGGCAGCACCCACAACAAAATGGGTAGCCGGAATTACAGCGAAAACATTTCTTCGCCGCCGAGCGCCAATGTCGACGGCCGCTATTACGGCCCGACCTGCACATCCGCTTCTGCCACGATAGCGTCGGTGTTCTCGCACGCGGCCCTCGTGTATGCGGGTATTCCCGCGCTCGCTGCCTACGCGGCACAGCTGGAAGCGAAGGCCGTGAGCTGTTTCGATTATGTGCTGCCGTTTTTCAACACCAATACGCTCCAGACCAATTGCGACGACGGCAGCATTGTTTCGGGGGATGCCGATGTGGCCGTCGGGCCGCAGCGGAATATGATGGTGATAGCGGCGATTTACCTGTTCGAGCGGACCGGGAATGCGATTTACAACCAGTTTGTAGTGAGTAACTACGCTGCTACCGATGTGATGAGCTCGGGTTATTGGGGCGTGGATGCCACCGAATTGCAGGATGCTTTGCTGCGGTATGCCAAACTGCCTGCCGCCAATCCCACCGTGGCTGCCGCGATACTGAATTCGGCGGGGACGGCAGTGGACGGCAACTGGAACGATTTCTTCGGTTGGACAGAGGCTGATCTGTACCGCGCATTTATGCCCGACTGGTCGTATCATTGGGGCAGCAACATGCCCAAGGCTGATTATGCCAATGTGAACCGTACCATGCTCAAGGCGGGCCTGGGCGATGCGGCCAGCCTGCGACGCAAGGCCACGGAGCAAATCCATTATTTCCACGGCGTCAATCCGCAGGGACTGGTGTATCTGTCGAACATGTATTCAATCGGCGGCGACCGTTGCGCCAATGAAATTTACCACACCTGGTTCAACGACGGCACTGTTTACGACAACGCGCTCACATCGCCGAATGGCCCGGCGCCGGGGTACGTAGTAGGCGGCCCGAATGCCGATTACACGATCGCCACCCAATCGCCTCCTTATGGCCAGCCTCGCCAGAAGAGCTATCTCGATTTCAACACCGGCTGGCCGACCAACAGCTGGGAGATCACCGAGCCGGCCATTTATTATCAGGCGGCATATGTAAGGCTGCTTGGGCATGTGACATTACCGGTAGAGGATCCGTTACCCGTGGAGCTGGCTTATTTCAATTTAAAGGAGCTCGACAACGGCCAGGCGCAGCTATACTGGAAAACCGTTTCCGAAACGGATAACGATCGTTTCGAAATCGAGCGCTCGGGGAACGGAACCGATTTTAAAATGATAGGGGAAGTAAAAGGCAGCCAAACTACGGCACAGCCGCATGACTATACTTTCACCGACACCGAAGTACCGGCGGCTACTGTTTATTACCGGTTGAAACAGGTGGATGCCGATGGCGGGTACGAGCATTCCAGAATCATCGCATTGTACCGCAACGGCGACGCGGCTTTCCGGATCGGTCCCAATCCGTTAACCGACTACATCGATATTCAAATGCCGCCGCAAACCGGCCGTACCACCGTGAAGCTGACCAATATGGCAGGAGTGGAAGTAATACACCGGGATATGGACGGTAACGGACGGATTTCCGTGCCTGGGCTCGCCGGCGGTATTTACCTACTCCGGATAGAGAAGGATCGCGACCGGATTTTCACGCAGCTTGTTTTCAAAAATTGATTGT harbors:
- a CDS encoding homogentisate 1,2-dioxygenase, which translates into the protein MPIYQQLGTIPPKRHTQFRKNDGGLYYEELFGTIGFEGMSSLLYHTWRPTQVKFLGEPYDVAPRIAVTNNMTMRKLVGFDVGPAADYLESRVPLLVNRDVVLGLAAPTGTPMDYFYKNADADELLFIHRGSGRLRTPFGEVPFKYGDYVLIPRGTIYQIGFDTSDNRLLYLESHSPVYTPKRYRNHFGQLTEHSPYCERDYILPRNLETHDEHGDFVVKIKKQDHIHPVTYETHPFDVIGWDGYNYPWAFSIHNFEPITGRIHQPPPVHQTFQTDAFVVCSFCPRLYDYHPLAIPAPYNHSNIDSDEVLYYVDGDFMSRNNIAPGHITLHPGGIPHGPHPGAYERSVGKKETQELAVMVDTFRPLMLTEQAMAIDDGLYWHSWGEG
- the fahA gene encoding fumarylacetoacetase; this translates as MLQSWLPVPSGSDFSIYNLPFGIFSDDRPARAGLAIGEWVVDLPATYALNLFSRYPEAGGVFRKPVLNDLIGLGREFSGYVRKTIQDALCDGDSILKRYSEHLLIPLKDVQTHMPLRVGNYTDFYSSEEHAFSVGRLFRPENPLFPNWKHMPVAYHGRASSITVSGTPVRRPWGQTAQTGANPLFQPTNALDYELELAFVIGKDSSCGQPVPVAEAEDYIFGVVLFNDWSARDIQRWEYQPLGPFTSKNFASGISPWVVTWEALQVFRVPAPVQSPMPLPYLAAAPRMNFDLSLTVGVKPENHRECTLCETNAKHLYWTAAQQIAHHTVTGCNLQVGDLLATGTISGTGLAQKGCLLEATLNGKQPVQCGDGIERRFLEDYDEVIIRGFCQNGDIRIGFGELRGQVLPALPL
- a CDS encoding glycoside hydrolase family 9 protein — its product is MRGVAQISQFIHVDQFGYAPAAEKVAVLSNPVQGYNAALNYSPPATMEVRNHITNAVAFSGPVSIWNNGNTQANSGDQGWWFDFSALTAAGTYYVFDPVNNQRSAVFEIAANPYGKVMLAAMKMFYYNRCNMAKAAPFAQSKWTDGNNFMNPSQDANCRYVYDQDNAALEKDLTGGWFDAGDYNKYVSFTHSPLHDLLYAYEENPTVFSDNFNIPESKNGIPDILDEVKWELDWLFKMTNADGSTHNKMGSRNYSENISSPPSANVDGRYYGPTCTSASATIASVFSHAALVYAGIPALAAYAAQLEAKAVSCFDYVLPFFNTNTLQTNCDDGSIVSGDADVAVGPQRNMMVIAAIYLFERTGNAIYNQFVVSNYAATDVMSSGYWGVDATELQDALLRYAKLPAANPTVAAAILNSAGTAVDGNWNDFFGWTEADLYRAFMPDWSYHWGSNMPKADYANVNRTMLKAGLGDAASLRRKATEQIHYFHGVNPQGLVYLSNMYSIGGDRCANEIYHTWFNDGTVYDNALTSPNGPAPGYVVGGPNADYTIATQSPPYGQPRQKSYLDFNTGWPTNSWEITEPAIYYQAAYVRLLGHVTLPVEDPLPVELAYFNLKELDNGQAQLYWKTVSETDNDRFEIERSGNGTDFKMIGEVKGSQTTAQPHDYTFTDTEVPAATVYYRLKQVDADGGYEHSRIIALYRNGDAAFRIGPNPLTDYIDIQMPPQTGRTTVKLTNMAGVEVIHRDMDGNGRISVPGLAGGIYLLRIEKDRDRIFTQLVFKN
- the phhA gene encoding phenylalanine 4-monooxygenase, which encodes MNQDFERYTEADHRMWQLLFERQMKQLPQIASQAYLEGISKVGFVAGHIPHFERETNPALRALTGWEVYVVPGLIPHREFYTHLYNRQFPATSWLRKPEQIDYLEEPDMFHDTFGHVPLLSNRSFCDFMAHLSEVALKHIDHEEILQRISRLYWYTVEFGLIRENGDLKIYGGGIISSSGESRYCLRSDIPKIDFDLALVLDTPYHIDRYQDHYFVIDSYNQLYESVTGLEPLLEAYLAQQA
- the hppD gene encoding 4-hydroxyphenylpyruvate dioxygenase, which produces MSTLTAPTAPSATTDFLPINGTDYVELYVGNALQSAHYFRNAFGFQPLAMAGLETGLTDRESYVVVQDKIRLVFTSPLHGGTAIGAHIDRHGDGVKAIALWVDDAKKAYRETVGRGARPFLEPAVEQDKDGRTVRSGICTYGDTVHIFVERKDYHGVFLPGFVAWQPEHSPGPVGLRYIDHMVGNVGWNEMNRWVQFYEEVMGFKMLVSFDDKDISTEYSALMSKVMSNGNGRIKFPINEPAEGKKKSQVEEYLDFYGGPGVQHIAVATDHIVDTVRALRDRGVEFLRVPTAYYDDLIRRVGHIDEDIASLRDLGILVDRDDEGYLLQIFTKPVMPRPTLFFEIIQRKGAQSFGKGNFKALFEAIEREQMLRGTL